A single Marinitoga aeolica DNA region contains:
- a CDS encoding methyl-accepting chemotaxis protein, whose product MKIKTKMLVLVLLGIVIFSIIGFFVVNEMKGLKLKWENYISTVTERQKLLSDIKEQFGYGGGIHLFKNYVLRGSDKYIDRFKNKEEQVLKDFEKYKKIPDVSQEEIKYLDIIEATFRKYGENIILTSKLKKQGLSIAEIDKTIKIDDGPALNAFDELEKINDNLTVTKTNNFENSILRLEMIIITISVIIILVLIVLYLFISRLMKPLYNVRDKLGELSKNGGDLITKLEDNRTDEIGEISRFFNIFIESFRISLKNFFNRFRNNIAQFNSINTELKNFNDNFERIDKSLMKNQESLNNITSYVEEQNASTFEISDNIQSLANTAVELSSIAHEITDIAENGRTGLDNVNETMNEISDNMIPIVEKVKSVSQKAEIINDVVETITSISEQTNLLALNAAIEAARAGEAGKGFAVVADEIRKLAEESRKAAESIRENLGEVMNGVNETSEMVIEMSGNINNVLSINKETAEKLYELIDSVEKISNYSDNLAASAEEQGAAVEELSASSQNITELVNSLKEDMEEIVKEQEYVKERNDKLLNKVEKESYELIKTVNIFSAFKLFTKEDLVVELESAKEAHRKWVESFEDSTNNNLRLLAEDNPEKCGFGVFIKVVSTNIPDEVKEKWNKVLSLHERLHHYAKEFEYKNKKHNENLLKEVKITSDELMKHIDEIKNILLNK is encoded by the coding sequence ATGAAAATTAAAACAAAAATGCTTGTGTTGGTACTTTTGGGTATTGTTATATTTTCTATTATTGGTTTTTTTGTAGTTAATGAAATGAAAGGTTTAAAATTAAAATGGGAGAATTACATTAGTACTGTAACCGAAAGACAAAAGCTTCTTTCTGACATAAAAGAGCAATTTGGTTATGGTGGAGGAATTCATTTATTTAAAAATTATGTATTAAGAGGTAGTGATAAGTATATAGATAGATTTAAAAATAAAGAAGAACAGGTTTTAAAAGATTTTGAAAAGTATAAGAAAATTCCCGATGTTTCACAGGAAGAAATAAAATATCTTGATATAATAGAAGCAACTTTTAGAAAATATGGAGAAAATATTATATTAACCTCAAAGTTAAAAAAACAGGGCTTATCAATAGCAGAAATAGATAAAACAATAAAAATTGATGATGGACCTGCATTGAATGCATTTGATGAGTTAGAAAAGATAAACGATAATTTAACAGTTACTAAAACAAATAATTTTGAAAATTCGATATTGAGATTAGAAATGATAATTATCACTATATCAGTAATAATTATTCTGGTTTTAATAGTTTTATATTTATTTATTTCCAGATTAATGAAACCATTATATAATGTAAGAGATAAATTAGGAGAATTATCTAAAAATGGTGGAGATTTAATTACGAAATTAGAAGATAATAGAACAGATGAAATAGGCGAAATATCCAGATTTTTTAATATATTTATAGAATCATTTAGAATATCTTTAAAGAATTTCTTCAATAGATTTAGGAATAACATTGCTCAATTTAATTCTATAAATACCGAATTAAAGAATTTCAATGATAATTTTGAAAGAATTGATAAATCATTGATGAAAAATCAAGAGTCGTTAAATAATATTACAAGTTATGTTGAAGAGCAAAATGCAAGTACATTTGAAATTTCAGATAATATCCAGAGTTTAGCAAACACTGCTGTAGAGTTAAGTAGCATTGCGCATGAAATAACAGATATAGCAGAAAATGGAAGAACAGGATTGGATAATGTAAATGAAACTATGAATGAAATATCTGACAATATGATTCCTATAGTGGAAAAGGTAAAATCAGTTTCACAGAAAGCAGAAATTATTAATGATGTTGTTGAAACCATAACGAGTATCTCAGAGCAAACCAATTTATTGGCATTAAATGCAGCAATAGAAGCAGCAAGAGCCGGAGAAGCTGGAAAAGGTTTTGCTGTAGTTGCAGATGAAATTAGAAAATTAGCTGAAGAAAGTAGAAAAGCTGCAGAAAGCATAAGGGAAAATCTTGGAGAAGTTATGAATGGTGTAAATGAAACTTCTGAGATGGTTATAGAAATGTCTGGAAATATAAATAACGTTTTATCCATAAATAAAGAAACAGCTGAAAAACTTTATGAACTTATAGATTCTGTTGAAAAGATTTCAAATTATTCAGATAATCTTGCAGCAAGTGCTGAAGAACAGGGAGCAGCAGTAGAAGAACTTTCTGCATCATCACAAAATATTACAGAATTAGTTAATTCATTGAAAGAAGATATGGAGGAAATTGTAAAAGAACAGGAATATGTTAAAGAAAGAAATGATAAATTATTGAATAAAGTTGAAAAAGAATCATATGAATTAATTAAAACAGTAAATATTTTCTCAGCATTTAAATTGTTTACAAAAGAAGATTTAGTTGTTGAATTGGAAAGTGCAAAAGAAGCTCATAGAAAATGGGTAGAAAGCTTTGAAGATTCAACAAACAATAATTTAAGACTATTAGCAGAAGATAATCCTGAAAAATGTGGATTTGGAGTATTTATTAAGGTTGTTTCGACTAATATCCCAGATGAAGTTAAGGAAAAATGGAATAAGGTTTTGTCATTACATGAGAGATTACATCATTATGCTAAAGAATTTGAATATAAAAATAAAAAACATAATGAGAATTTATTGAAAGAAGTAAAAATAACATCTGATGAATTAATGAAACATATAGATGAAATTAAGAATATACTTTTAAATAAATAA
- a CDS encoding metallophosphoesterase produces MHKKFFVLLLLVALLAISVFPNAKAFKVTDKSQLLPGPAADGKVGDYILANEKVEFLIGNLGNYHGYMKSGGNLLDAVYLGGEDQFDEMHTYFGWPKQAIYENVFVLNNGSDGGPAVLKLVGHHSDIPGVKITSTYMLLPGVNYLIMKTTLENQSGKDKDKMILGDATFFGYARPFTFGLGYKVNRIDTDLLGAQGEEIAYGVTTTETGEKGKLRDIHISYIFADPEIKTVSIKNGEKVTFQRIFMVDRDLSSLLKTAFDLRSVDYTLVKGKATFENGNPIKNTKVNVYDKNGILYVVAYTNENGEYTFPAKEGNYTVKIDLAGMNTVKSPEITVKGEEMLTASPVIGKYAEENKVLWGPYLSDLTKDSVYVNWKTLVPAKGKVIVNGKVYEDVNDTVMHHLKITGLNPGTEYTYKLVIEKGSAKGLETESYTFKTIPEKVKEFKFVVYGDTRTYNKRHKLVADKIAEQKPAFVINDGDLVMDGRILGDWDGFFWAIKNMAATSPFYPVLGNHEYNSKFYFSSFVTPQGGGDYNEQYYSFDYGPAHFIVLDADVLLMQKDKEGMEKETQWLINDLEKNKDAKWKFVFFHEPFWTNCTEYGVEPVSPTVNYWKSVFEKYGVDIVFNSHFHMYERFENNGIDYIVTGGGGAPLYTKVKSYEDKYPFTIKDIVGLHHFVELYVTENQVKVVVKGVAQQTDKKKEDGFIPVNVILDHFVINKY; encoded by the coding sequence ATGCATAAAAAGTTTTTTGTTTTATTATTGTTAGTGGCATTATTAGCTATATCCGTATTTCCAAATGCTAAAGCTTTTAAAGTTACGGATAAAAGTCAATTATTACCAGGACCTGCTGCAGATGGTAAGGTTGGAGATTATATTTTAGCCAATGAAAAAGTTGAATTTTTAATAGGGAATCTTGGTAATTACCATGGATATATGAAATCAGGCGGAAACCTTCTTGACGCTGTTTATCTTGGAGGAGAAGATCAATTTGATGAAATGCATACATATTTCGGCTGGCCAAAACAGGCAATTTACGAAAATGTATTTGTATTAAATAATGGTTCTGATGGTGGACCAGCTGTTTTAAAACTTGTAGGACATCATTCAGATATACCAGGAGTTAAAATAACTTCAACATATATGTTATTACCTGGAGTAAATTATTTAATAATGAAAACAACTTTAGAAAATCAAAGTGGAAAAGATAAAGATAAAATGATTTTAGGTGATGCAACATTCTTTGGTTATGCAAGACCATTTACATTTGGTCTTGGATATAAAGTAAATAGAATTGATACAGATTTATTAGGTGCTCAAGGTGAAGAGATTGCCTATGGTGTTACAACAACAGAAACAGGAGAAAAAGGAAAATTAAGAGATATTCATATTTCTTATATTTTTGCTGATCCGGAAATTAAGACTGTTTCTATTAAAAATGGTGAAAAAGTAACATTCCAGAGAATATTCATGGTTGATAGAGATTTATCTTCATTATTAAAAACAGCATTTGATTTAAGAAGTGTTGATTATACATTAGTAAAAGGAAAAGCTACTTTTGAAAATGGAAATCCAATAAAAAATACAAAGGTTAATGTATATGATAAAAATGGAATATTATATGTTGTTGCATATACAAATGAAAACGGAGAATATACATTCCCTGCTAAAGAAGGAAATTATACAGTTAAAATTGATTTAGCTGGAATGAATACAGTTAAATCTCCAGAAATAACAGTTAAAGGCGAAGAAATGCTAACAGCATCTCCTGTTATTGGAAAATATGCAGAAGAAAATAAAGTATTATGGGGTCCTTATTTATCAGATTTAACCAAAGATAGCGTTTATGTAAATTGGAAAACTTTAGTTCCTGCTAAAGGTAAGGTTATAGTTAATGGAAAAGTTTATGAAGATGTAAATGATACAGTTATGCATCATTTAAAAATAACAGGATTGAATCCTGGAACTGAATATACTTATAAATTAGTTATTGAAAAAGGATCAGCTAAAGGTCTTGAAACAGAAAGTTATACATTTAAAACAATACCTGAGAAAGTTAAAGAATTTAAATTTGTAGTATATGGGGATACAAGAACATATAATAAGAGACATAAATTAGTTGCTGATAAAATTGCTGAGCAAAAACCAGCATTTGTTATAAATGATGGTGATTTAGTAATGGATGGTAGAATTTTAGGAGATTGGGATGGATTCTTCTGGGCAATTAAAAATATGGCAGCAACATCTCCATTCTATCCAGTATTAGGTAATCATGAATATAATTCTAAATTCTATTTCAGTTCATTTGTAACTCCACAAGGTGGAGGAGATTATAACGAGCAATATTATTCATTTGATTATGGACCTGCACATTTTATTGTTTTAGATGCAGATGTATTATTGATGCAAAAAGATAAAGAAGGTATGGAAAAAGAGACACAATGGTTAATCAATGATTTAGAAAAGAATAAAGATGCAAAATGGAAATTTGTATTCTTCCATGAACCATTCTGGACGAATTGTACGGAATATGGAGTAGAACCTGTAAGTCCAACAGTTAATTATTGGAAATCAGTATTTGAAAAATATGGTGTAGATATTGTATTTAACAGTCATTTCCATATGTATGAAAGATTTGAAAATAATGGTATAGACTATATTGTAACTGGTGGTGGAGGCGCACCATTATATACTAAAGTAAAATCATATGAAGATAAATATCCATTTACAATTAAAGATATAGTAGGTCTACATCATTTTGTAGAATTATATGTTACTGAAAATCAAGTAAAGGTTGTTGTAAAAGGTGTTGCACAACAAACTGATAAGAAAAAAGAAGATGGATTTATCCCTGTTAATGTAATTCTCGATCATTTTGTAATAAATAAATATTAA
- the rpsT gene encoding 30S ribosomal protein S20, translating to MPNVKSAKKRVRQTAKRRLRNKAYKTRVKNSIKKVLAAIEAKKEKEEVMGLLNSAFSVIDKAAKKGVIHRNNASRKKSRLHVKVKEYLGEDA from the coding sequence GTGCCAAACGTTAAATCAGCTAAAAAAAGAGTAAGACAAACAGCAAAAAGAAGATTAAGAAACAAAGCTTATAAGACAAGAGTTAAAAATTCAATCAAAAAAGTATTAGCTGCTATTGAAGCAAAAAAAGAAAAAGAAGAAGTTATGGGTTTATTAAATTCAGCATTTTCTGTAATTGATAAAGCTGCTAAAAAAGGTGTTATTCATAGAAATAATGCATCAAGAAAAAAATCAAGATTACATGTTAAAGTTAAAGAATATTTAGGAGAAGATGCCTAA
- the metK gene encoding methionine adenosyltransferase has product MKRRLFTSESVTEGHPDKVADQISDAILDALLEKDPFSRVAVETLVTTGVAMVAGEISTKAYVDIPKIVRQTILDIGYTRAKFGFDGETSAVLVSIDEQSPDIAMGVDKALEAKTGEIKEEDPYEKLGAGDQGIMFGYATNETPEMMPLPIVLAHKLAYRLAEVRKNGTLKFLRPDGKTQVTVEYDENGKPVEVETVLISTQHEPDVTIEEIREALIEHVIKPIIPEKFLTNNTRILVNPTGRFVLGGPHADTGLTGRKIIVDTYGGWVPHGGGAFSGKDPTKVDRSAHYMARYVAKNIVAAGLADEVLIQLGYAIGVAKPVSILIDTKGTAKVDEEKLYNVVTEMFDFRPGAIIKNLDLLKPIYKKTAAYGHFGRTDVEFPWERTDRVNDLRAAFGL; this is encoded by the coding sequence TTGAAAAGAAGACTTTTTACAAGCGAAAGTGTTACAGAAGGTCATCCAGATAAAGTTGCTGATCAAATATCAGATGCTATATTAGATGCGTTATTAGAAAAAGATCCTTTTTCAAGAGTTGCAGTTGAAACGCTTGTAACTACAGGAGTAGCAATGGTTGCTGGTGAAATATCAACAAAAGCATATGTTGATATTCCAAAAATCGTAAGACAAACAATATTGGACATTGGATATACAAGAGCAAAGTTTGGTTTTGATGGTGAAACTTCAGCAGTATTGGTTTCTATAGACGAACAATCACCAGATATAGCTATGGGAGTAGATAAAGCATTAGAAGCTAAAACTGGAGAAATAAAAGAAGAAGATCCATATGAAAAATTAGGTGCTGGTGACCAGGGTATTATGTTCGGTTATGCTACAAACGAAACTCCAGAAATGATGCCTTTACCAATTGTTTTAGCTCATAAATTAGCATATAGACTTGCTGAAGTTAGAAAAAATGGAACATTAAAATTCTTAAGACCAGACGGAAAAACACAGGTTACTGTTGAATATGATGAAAACGGAAAACCTGTTGAAGTAGAAACAGTTTTAATATCTACACAGCATGAACCAGATGTAACTATTGAAGAAATTAGAGAAGCTTTAATCGAGCATGTAATAAAACCAATTATTCCTGAAAAATTCTTAACAAACAATACAAGAATTTTAGTTAATCCAACAGGAAGATTTGTATTAGGTGGTCCACATGCCGATACAGGATTAACAGGAAGAAAAATTATTGTTGATACATATGGCGGTTGGGTACCACACGGAGGAGGAGCTTTCTCTGGAAAAGACCCTACAAAAGTAGACAGATCAGCTCACTATATGGCACGTTATGTTGCAAAAAATATCGTTGCAGCTGGCTTAGCTGATGAAGTTTTAATTCAATTAGGTTATGCTATAGGTGTTGCAAAACCAGTTTCTATTTTAATAGACACAAAAGGCACTGCAAAAGTAGACGAAGAAAAATTATACAATGTAGTAACTGAAATGTTCGATTTCAGACCTGGTGCAATCATTAAAAATTTAGACTTATTGAAACCAATTTACAAAAAAACTGCTGCTTATGGTCATTTTGGAAGAACAGATGTTGAATTCCCATGGGAAAGAACTGATAGAGTTAACGATTTAAGAGCAGCTTTTGGACTATAA
- a CDS encoding M23 family metallopeptidase gives MKKLIIISLVLLSIVFAFSQRFLPPVKDSYLTSSFGEYRDTGDKPHFHLGIDFSSFSRIGYPVNAAADGYVYKIWINHKVYGNTVFLYHPDYDLITVYAHLSSFKGLVEEIANSVISEVGNTFAEIKFPEDEIRVSKGEIIAYSGKSGEAEVPHVHFEVREIKKSGNEKVEIVRDALEFVDYVEMRPRKLEALEIRSNNRTFKLLEDQVTEIPFASLPKLAVKADERIGNNTKIVPRKISLRINDELVYEIEFDAIRTDEMYSPNTIYGNGSNIFTYWIKLYSSSFITPIKVNRWNEIAFTLKDRNPAELILEDIWGTVKVYKLVLVKEM, from the coding sequence ATGAAAAAACTAATTATTATCTCATTAGTTCTTTTAAGTATCGTTTTTGCTTTCTCACAAAGATTTTTGCCGCCTGTTAAAGATTCTTATCTCACCTCTTCATTTGGTGAATATAGAGATACAGGAGACAAACCTCATTTTCATTTAGGAATAGATTTTTCATCATTTTCCAGAATAGGTTATCCAGTAAATGCTGCAGCAGATGGTTATGTGTATAAAATATGGATAAATCATAAAGTATACGGTAATACTGTATTTTTATATCATCCTGATTATGACTTGATAACTGTATATGCACATTTAAGCTCTTTTAAAGGTTTAGTTGAAGAAATCGCAAATTCTGTTATCAGTGAAGTAGGAAATACCTTTGCAGAAATAAAATTTCCAGAAGATGAAATAAGAGTATCAAAAGGAGAAATTATTGCATATTCTGGTAAATCTGGAGAAGCTGAAGTACCTCATGTCCATTTTGAAGTTAGGGAAATTAAAAAATCCGGAAATGAAAAAGTTGAAATTGTTAGAGATGCTCTTGAATTTGTTGATTATGTTGAAATGAGACCAAGAAAATTGGAAGCACTGGAAATAAGATCAAACAATAGAACATTTAAACTTTTAGAAGATCAAGTTACGGAAATTCCCTTTGCATCTTTACCTAAATTAGCAGTAAAAGCCGATGAAAGAATTGGCAATAATACCAAAATTGTGCCAAGAAAAATTTCTTTACGTATAAATGATGAATTAGTATATGAAATAGAATTTGATGCAATTAGAACAGATGAAATGTACTCACCAAATACAATATACGGAAATGGATCAAACATATTTACATATTGGATTAAATTATATTCTTCTTCATTTATAACTCCAATAAAAGTCAATAGATGGAATGAAATTGCATTTACATTGAAAGATAGGAACCCTGCTGAATTAATTTTAGAAGATATATGGGGAACTGTAAAAGTTTATAAGTTAGTACTGGTAAAAGAAATGTAA